A portion of the Segatella copri DSM 18205 genome contains these proteins:
- the menD gene encoding 2-succinyl-5-enolpyruvyl-6-hydroxy-3-cyclohexene-1-carboxylic-acid synthase, with protein MYSNKENVNILTSLLVAHGVRHAVVCPGSRNAAIVHNLNECEDITCYPVTDERSAGFQALGLSMAEGYQPVVVCVTSGSALLNLYPAVAEAYYQQIPLIVISADRPAQWINQLDGQTLPQPDALGQMVRKAVSLPEVFEGEQQEEMHWYCNRLVNEALLKSMGRVKGPVHINVPISEPFYSFTKEALPVERKIEVAYCRENIDTFEETPFECVLKAKRPLVVIGQLDNTEKYVDLLAYIDRMPILWESLAMPPYLYKVQEELGEDWNKTTLYGAFENLLDEIKDDERFRPDLVVYIGGHIVSKKLKSYLRSLKGVEQIRISQETDIEDTFMHLTKVMDLPNSDAMSWLDNFGWHNHWEDYRKLWMDALAKSYERKENFKPEFSSLATVKEFFSQLQKVEPQDFKAFTLGGKDAQDDGIYDRKFDTFLPGMMSSVFSGNSSAIRLMNQYADRHVYCNRGVNGIEGSLSTAVGFSMCKNGADKHVYCVLGDLSFFYDQNALWNRNLNGKLRIIVLNNGGGAIFGKFQGLKASQAREEMIMAKHHATAEGICSQNDIKYFAAHTKEEMEQGISQLIHAESERPMLLEVFTDMDVDNEMLEAVQKC; from the coding sequence ATGTATAGCAATAAAGAAAACGTCAATATTTTGACAAGTTTACTGGTAGCGCATGGTGTTCGCCATGCTGTAGTGTGTCCGGGCAGCAGAAATGCAGCCATAGTTCATAATCTCAACGAGTGTGAAGACATCACTTGCTATCCTGTAACCGACGAACGTAGCGCCGGCTTCCAAGCTCTTGGACTTTCTATGGCTGAAGGTTATCAGCCTGTCGTAGTGTGTGTGACTTCGGGTTCTGCATTGCTCAATCTTTATCCGGCAGTAGCTGAGGCTTATTATCAGCAAATCCCGCTCATAGTGATTTCTGCCGACAGACCGGCACAGTGGATTAACCAGCTGGATGGTCAGACGCTTCCTCAGCCTGATGCTTTGGGGCAGATGGTAAGAAAAGCGGTATCTCTGCCAGAAGTGTTCGAAGGTGAGCAGCAGGAAGAGATGCATTGGTATTGCAACCGGCTGGTCAACGAAGCGCTGTTGAAAAGCATGGGGCGGGTAAAGGGACCTGTACACATCAATGTACCTATCTCTGAGCCTTTCTATTCGTTTACGAAAGAAGCTTTGCCCGTAGAGCGCAAGATAGAGGTTGCTTACTGCAGGGAAAATATTGACACATTTGAAGAGACCCCTTTTGAATGTGTGTTAAAAGCCAAACGTCCATTGGTGGTAATAGGCCAGTTGGACAATACCGAAAAATATGTAGACTTGTTGGCTTATATTGACCGGATGCCTATATTATGGGAATCTCTGGCAATGCCACCTTATCTATATAAGGTTCAGGAAGAACTGGGAGAAGATTGGAATAAAACCACCTTGTATGGCGCTTTCGAGAATTTGCTGGATGAAATAAAGGACGATGAAAGATTCCGTCCTGACCTGGTGGTTTATATAGGTGGACATATTGTGAGCAAGAAGCTGAAATCTTATCTGCGTTCGCTTAAAGGAGTTGAGCAGATAAGAATCTCGCAAGAGACTGATATCGAAGATACGTTCATGCATCTTACTAAAGTGATGGATTTGCCAAACAGTGATGCTATGTCATGGTTGGATAATTTTGGCTGGCACAACCACTGGGAGGATTATCGCAAATTGTGGATGGATGCGTTGGCTAAAAGCTATGAACGCAAAGAGAACTTCAAGCCTGAGTTCAGCAGTCTGGCTACCGTAAAGGAATTCTTCAGCCAGCTTCAGAAGGTTGAGCCTCAGGATTTCAAAGCGTTCACCTTAGGCGGTAAAGATGCTCAGGACGATGGTATCTATGACCGCAAATTCGATACTTTCCTTCCTGGTATGATGAGCAGCGTCTTCTCGGGCAACAGTTCTGCCATCCGGTTGATGAATCAGTATGCCGACCGCCATGTTTACTGCAATCGTGGAGTGAACGGTATAGAAGGTTCTCTTTCTACGGCTGTTGGCTTCTCGATGTGCAAGAATGGGGCTGATAAGCATGTATACTGCGTTCTCGGCGACCTGAGTTTCTTCTATGACCAGAATGCGCTCTGGAATAGAAATCTGAACGGCAAGCTCCGTATCATCGTGCTCAATAATGGTGGCGGTGCCATCTTTGGCAAGTTCCAGGGATTAAAGGCGAGTCAGGCTCGTGAAGAAATGATAATGGCAAAGCATCATGCAACGGCTGAAGGAATCTGTAGTCAGAATGACATAAAATATTTCGCAGCTCATACAAAGGAAGAGATGGAACAGGGCATCAGCCAATTGATTCATGCCGAGAGCGAGCGCCCGATGCTTCTGGAGGTTTTCACAGATATGGATGTAGATAATGAGATGCTGGAAGCCGTTCAGAAGTGCTGA
- a CDS encoding chorismate-binding protein, with translation MIAFAYYRLPYLHHATYVAQHEGEPEVLSSVAELNGKEGFVIAPFAPSSECPVVLMHPDESKLLSAEGTENASRCGTSYVVTQQKLRRDVAESTSGRNFKAYAREFECFHRQISEGKFSKIVLARKLRILSHRQPLESVQTSAVQDAGKTSAVQNTANASVVQDADSLKALFLKTCRMYPRLFVALVYTPQSGLWLMATPEILLKGEQNQMATMSLAGTQKAEPSKTVADYPVEGIEWSEKNREEQQYVTDYIEDCIKVFSDDYQKKGPYTTMAANLYHLRTDIAFRLHDTGRLGDVLDALYPTPAVCGIPKDEARRFILQHEHQSRKYYSGFVGPISPKGKTHLYVSLRCMNILDDGSCELYAGGGLLKESEMEKEWKETEAKMQTILSVL, from the coding sequence ATGATAGCTTTTGCGTATTATCGTCTGCCTTATCTGCACCATGCTACCTATGTGGCTCAACATGAGGGAGAACCTGAGGTACTCTCTTCTGTGGCAGAACTGAATGGCAAGGAAGGTTTCGTGATAGCTCCTTTCGCGCCATCCAGCGAATGTCCCGTGGTGTTAATGCATCCGGATGAAAGCAAACTTCTCTCTGCCGAGGGGACTGAAAATGCATCGCGATGCGGCACTTCCTACGTCGTGACGCAGCAGAAATTACGTCGTGACGTAGCAGAATCTACGTCGGGACGTAATTTTAAAGCCTATGCAAGGGAGTTTGAATGCTTTCACCGGCAGATCTCTGAAGGTAAATTCAGCAAGATTGTTCTGGCAAGAAAACTGCGTATTCTGAGTCATCGGCAGCCTTTAGAATCTGTCCAGACTTCAGCAGTGCAAGATGCCGGCAAGACTTCAGCTGTGCAGAATACAGCCAATGCTTCAGTTGTGCAGGATGCAGACTCTTTAAAGGCTCTGTTTCTGAAGACCTGCCGGATGTATCCCCGTCTTTTTGTAGCCTTGGTTTATACACCCCAATCGGGTTTATGGCTGATGGCTACACCTGAAATTCTGCTTAAAGGTGAACAGAATCAGATGGCAACCATGTCGCTGGCAGGCACCCAAAAGGCTGAACCTTCCAAGACCGTAGCCGATTATCCGGTAGAAGGGATAGAATGGTCGGAGAAGAACAGAGAGGAACAGCAGTATGTAACCGATTATATCGAGGATTGCATCAAGGTCTTTTCGGATGATTATCAGAAGAAGGGACCTTATACCACGATGGCTGCCAATCTCTATCATCTCCGTACAGACATTGCTTTCCGTCTGCATGATACGGGGCGTCTGGGCGATGTGCTCGATGCCTTATATCCTACGCCTGCCGTCTGCGGAATACCGAAGGATGAAGCTCGCCGGTTTATCCTGCAGCATGAACATCAGTCGCGCAAATACTACAGTGGTTTTGTGGGACCGATTTCGCCGAAAGGAAAGACGCATCTCTATGTTTCCCTGCGCTGCATGAACATTCTGGATGACGGCTCCTGCGAACTCTATGCAGGAGGCGGATTGCTGAAGGAGAGCGAGATGGAGAAGGAGTGGAAGGAAACTGAAGCTAAGATGCAGACCATCCTGTCGGTCCTGTAA
- a CDS encoding PaaI family thioesterase, whose translation MNIDELVKRISKTDGLSKTLGMHFISTPEPDTLQATMMVDERNRQPFGFLSGGASLALAENVAGIGSLALCPGQIAVGINVSGTHVQAVSEGDIVTAFAKIVHKGRTLHTWQVDIKNTAGEVICTVQVTNYVFTPKKDNQKKGAETKV comes from the coding sequence ATGAACATAGATGAATTAGTAAAAAGAATCAGCAAGACTGATGGATTATCCAAGACCCTCGGAATGCATTTCATTTCTACCCCTGAGCCTGATACGCTTCAGGCAACGATGATGGTAGATGAGCGTAATCGCCAACCTTTCGGCTTCTTGAGTGGAGGAGCTTCTCTGGCTCTTGCCGAGAATGTGGCGGGTATCGGTTCCCTGGCGCTCTGTCCGGGACAGATTGCCGTGGGTATCAACGTGAGCGGTACTCATGTTCAGGCGGTCAGCGAGGGCGATATAGTTACTGCCTTTGCCAAGATTGTGCACAAGGGCAGAACCTTGCATACCTGGCAGGTGGATATCAAGAATACGGCTGGTGAGGTAATCTGTACTGTACAGGTAACCAACTATGTGTTCACTCCAAAGAAAGACAATCAGAAAAAGGGGGCAGAAACAAAGGTATGA
- the lysS gene encoding lysine--tRNA ligase, with translation MNILELSEQEIVRRQSLQTLREMGIDPYPAAEFPTNAFSTDIKAEFKDEDEPRQVVIAGRMMGRRVMGKASFAELQDSKGRIQVYIARDEICPDENKDLYNTVFKKLLDIGDFIGVKGFVFRTQTGEISVHAKELCLLSKSLKPLPIVKYKDGVAYDKFDDPELRYRQRYVDLIVNDGVKDTFLQRATVLRTLRSVLDNAGYTEVETPTLQSIAGGASARPFITHFNALDQDMYMRIATELYLKRLIVGGFEGVYEIGKNFRNEGMDRNHNPEFTCMELYVQYKDYNWMMAFTEKLLETICIAVNGKPEREIDGNIISFKAPYRRLPILDAIKEKTGFDCNGKTEEEIRAFCKEKGMDVDETMGKGKLIDELFGEFCEGTFLQPTFITDYPVEMSPLTKMHRSKPGLTERFELMVNGKELANAYSELNDPIDQEERFIDQMKLADKGDDEAMIIDQDFLRALQYGMPPTSGIGIGIDRLVMLMTGKTFIQEVLFFPQMKPEKKMPQSTIKEWAEIGVPEDWAYVLRKAGFNLISDIREEKAQGLQQKIGEINKKYKLGYEKPSVDDIQGWINAANA, from the coding sequence ATGAACATTTTAGAGCTAAGCGAACAGGAAATCGTTCGCAGACAGAGTCTTCAGACATTGCGCGAGATGGGTATCGACCCATACCCAGCAGCAGAGTTTCCAACCAATGCATTCAGCACAGATATCAAAGCTGAATTCAAGGACGAGGACGAGCCACGCCAGGTAGTTATCGCCGGACGTATGATGGGTCGCCGCGTAATGGGTAAAGCTAGCTTCGCTGAGTTGCAGGACTCAAAGGGAAGAATCCAGGTTTATATCGCCCGCGACGAGATTTGTCCAGACGAGAACAAGGACCTTTATAATACTGTATTCAAGAAACTCCTCGATATCGGTGACTTCATCGGTGTAAAGGGTTTCGTATTCCGCACACAGACTGGCGAGATTTCTGTTCACGCCAAGGAACTGTGCCTGCTCTCTAAGAGCTTGAAGCCACTCCCTATCGTGAAGTATAAGGATGGCGTGGCTTACGACAAGTTCGATGATCCAGAGTTGCGTTACCGCCAGCGCTACGTTGACCTCATCGTTAATGATGGCGTAAAGGATACTTTCCTGCAGCGTGCTACCGTACTCCGCACTCTGCGCAGCGTACTCGACAACGCAGGTTATACTGAGGTAGAGACTCCTACCCTGCAGAGCATTGCCGGTGGTGCTTCAGCCCGCCCATTCATCACCCACTTCAATGCGCTCGATCAGGATATGTACATGCGTATCGCTACCGAGCTCTACCTGAAGCGCCTCATCGTAGGTGGTTTCGAGGGTGTTTATGAAATCGGCAAGAACTTCCGCAACGAGGGTATGGACCGTAACCACAACCCTGAGTTCACCTGTATGGAGCTTTATGTTCAGTACAAGGACTACAACTGGATGATGGCTTTCACAGAGAAGTTGCTCGAAACGATCTGTATCGCAGTAAACGGCAAGCCAGAGCGCGAGATTGATGGCAACATCATCAGTTTCAAGGCTCCATATCGCCGTCTTCCTATCCTCGATGCCATCAAGGAAAAGACCGGTTTCGACTGCAACGGCAAGACCGAGGAAGAGATCCGCGCATTCTGCAAGGAGAAGGGCATGGACGTAGATGAGACCATGGGTAAGGGTAAGTTGATTGATGAGCTCTTCGGTGAGTTCTGCGAGGGCACCTTCCTCCAGCCAACCTTCATCACCGACTATCCGGTAGAGATGTCTCCATTGACCAAGATGCACCGTTCTAAGCCAGGCTTGACCGAGCGTTTCGAGTTGATGGTTAACGGTAAAGAACTTGCCAATGCATACTCTGAGCTCAACGACCCAATTGATCAGGAAGAGCGTTTCATCGACCAGATGAAGCTTGCTGACAAGGGTGATGACGAGGCAATGATCATCGATCAGGACTTCCTCCGTGCCCTCCAGTACGGTATGCCTCCAACATCAGGTATCGGTATCGGTATCGACCGCTTGGTCATGTTGATGACAGGCAAGACCTTCATCCAGGAGGTACTGTTCTTCCCACAGATGAAGCCAGAGAAGAAGATGCCACAGAGCACCATCAAGGAATGGGCAGAGATTGGCGTGCCAGAGGATTGGGCATACGTGCTCCGCAAGGCAGGCTTCAATCTCATCTCTGATATCCGTGAAGAAAAAGCACAAGGCTTGCAGCAGAAGATTGGAGAAATCAACAAGAAGTACAAGCTTGGCTACGAGAAGCCTTCTGTTGACGACATCCAGGGCTGGATTAATGCAGCAAATGCTTAA
- a CDS encoding NAD(P)H-dependent glycerol-3-phosphate dehydrogenase yields the protein MFNCGKIAIIGGGSWATAIAKIVVGHTHHIGWYMRRDDRIEDFKRMGHNPAYLMSARFNVDEIFFSSDINKIVQNYDTLVFVTPSPYLKNHLKKLKTRLSDKFIITAIKGIVPDENLVCSEYFHQVYDVPYENLACIGGPSHAEEVALERLSYLTVGCSDTEKARAFANDCLASEFIKTKTSSDVIGIEYSSVLKNVYAIAAGICGGLKYGDNFQAVLMSNAVQEMHRFLTAVHPIDRSMYDSVYLGDLLVTGYSNFSRNRTFGTMIGKGYSVKSAQIEMEMIAEGYFGTKCMKEINRHMHVNMPILDAVYNILYERISPQIEIKLLTDSFR from the coding sequence GTGTTCAACTGCGGTAAAATAGCGATAATTGGCGGCGGTAGCTGGGCTACGGCAATAGCCAAGATTGTGGTGGGTCATACTCATCATATAGGCTGGTATATGCGTCGCGATGACCGCATCGAGGACTTCAAGCGCATGGGGCACAACCCTGCCTATCTGATGTCGGCACGATTCAATGTAGATGAGATTTTCTTCTCTTCCGACATCAACAAGATAGTGCAGAACTACGATACACTCGTGTTCGTCACCCCGTCGCCTTATCTGAAGAATCATCTCAAGAAGCTCAAGACGCGACTCAGCGACAAGTTCATCATCACAGCCATCAAAGGTATTGTACCAGATGAAAACCTCGTTTGCTCAGAGTATTTCCATCAGGTTTACGATGTGCCTTACGAGAACCTCGCCTGCATCGGAGGTCCTTCTCATGCCGAGGAGGTGGCACTGGAGCGACTGAGCTATCTCACCGTGGGCTGTAGCGATACCGAAAAGGCGCGTGCCTTCGCCAACGATTGTCTGGCGAGTGAATTCATCAAGACCAAGACTTCGAGCGATGTCATCGGTATCGAATACTCTTCGGTTCTGAAGAACGTATACGCCATCGCAGCAGGTATCTGTGGCGGTCTGAAGTATGGTGACAACTTCCAGGCGGTACTCATGTCAAATGCCGTTCAGGAGATGCACCGCTTCCTGACAGCCGTCCACCCTATCGACCGAAGCATGTACGACTCAGTTTATCTGGGCGACCTGCTCGTAACAGGTTACAGCAACTTTTCCCGCAACCGCACCTTCGGAACCATGATAGGCAAGGGCTACAGCGTGAAGAGTGCGCAGATAGAGATGGAGATGATTGCAGAAGGATATTTCGGCACCAAGTGTATGAAGGAAATCAATCGCCACATGCACGTCAACATGCCGATTCTCGATGCTGTATATAATATATTGTACGAGCGCATCAGTCCGCAAATCGAAATCAAACTCTTGACCGACTCGTTCAGATAG
- a CDS encoding glucose-6-phosphate isomerase has translation MKSISLNITKAASFLAEGAVKAYEPKVKAAQEALENGTCEGNDFLGWLHLPSSITPEFLNEIQAVANTLREKCEVVVVAGIGGSYLGARAVIEGLGNSFAWLVNDKKNPTILFAGNNIGEDYLFELTSFLKDKKFGVINISKSGTTTETALAFRLLKKQCEDQRGKEEAKDVIVAVTDAKKGAARTCADKEGYKSFIIPDNVGGRFSVLTPVGLLPIAVAGFDVKQLVAGAADMEKACGKDVAFEENPAAIYAATRQALYTQAGKKIEIVCNFQPKLHYFAEWWKQLYGESEGKDQKGIFPAACDFTTDLHSMGQWIQQGERSIFETVISVETPNEKLLFPHDDENLDGLNFLEGKRVDEVNKMAELGTRLAHVDGGVPNILVNVPELNAYYLGQLIYFFEKACGISGLLEEVNPFNQPGVEAYKKNMFALLNKPGYEAESKAIQERLKNE, from the coding sequence ATGAAAAGTATCAGCTTAAACATTACAAAGGCTGCATCATTCCTTGCAGAAGGTGCAGTAAAGGCTTACGAGCCTAAGGTTAAGGCCGCTCAGGAAGCTCTTGAGAACGGCACTTGTGAAGGTAACGATTTCTTGGGATGGTTGCATTTGCCTTCTTCTATCACTCCTGAGTTCCTCAATGAGATTCAGGCTGTTGCCAATACTTTGCGCGAGAAGTGTGAGGTGGTTGTTGTAGCAGGTATCGGTGGTAGCTACCTCGGTGCACGCGCCGTTATCGAAGGCCTCGGCAACTCTTTCGCTTGGCTCGTAAACGACAAGAAGAACCCTACTATCCTCTTCGCAGGTAACAATATCGGTGAGGACTACCTCTTCGAGTTGACCTCTTTCTTGAAGGACAAGAAGTTTGGTGTCATCAATATCTCTAAGTCTGGTACCACTACTGAGACTGCTCTCGCTTTCCGTCTTTTGAAGAAGCAATGCGAGGATCAGCGCGGTAAGGAAGAGGCTAAGGATGTTATCGTAGCTGTAACCGACGCCAAGAAGGGTGCTGCACGTACTTGTGCTGACAAGGAGGGTTACAAGAGCTTCATCATCCCTGATAATGTAGGTGGCCGCTTCTCTGTTTTGACCCCAGTAGGTTTGTTGCCTATCGCAGTAGCAGGTTTCGATGTAAAGCAGCTCGTAGCTGGTGCGGCTGACATGGAGAAGGCTTGTGGCAAGGACGTAGCTTTCGAGGAGAATCCTGCAGCTATCTATGCAGCTACACGTCAGGCTCTCTATACTCAGGCTGGCAAGAAGATTGAGATCGTATGCAACTTCCAGCCTAAACTTCACTACTTCGCTGAGTGGTGGAAGCAGCTCTATGGTGAGAGCGAGGGTAAGGACCAGAAGGGTATCTTCCCAGCTGCTTGCGACTTCACTACCGACCTTCACTCTATGGGCCAGTGGATTCAGCAGGGCGAGCGCTCTATCTTCGAGACTGTTATCAGCGTAGAGACTCCTAACGAGAAGTTGCTCTTCCCTCACGATGATGAGAACCTCGACGGTTTGAACTTCCTCGAGGGCAAGCGTGTTGACGAGGTGAACAAGATGGCAGAGCTCGGTACACGTCTGGCTCACGTTGACGGTGGTGTTCCTAACATCCTGGTTAACGTACCAGAGTTGAACGCTTACTACCTCGGTCAGCTGATCTACTTCTTCGAGAAGGCTTGCGGTATCAGCGGACTCTTGGAAGAGGTGAACCCATTCAACCAGCCTGGTGTTGAGGCATACAAGAAGAATATGTTCGCATTGCTCAACAAGCCAGGTTATGAGGCTGAGAGCAAAGCTATCCAGGAGCGCTTGAAGAATGAGTAA
- a CDS encoding HAD family hydrolase, whose amino-acid sequence MKEIIFKYMKEHGFGEFNPKAVLFDMDGVLYNSMPNHAVAWQESMKQFDIHMTAADAYATEGARGIDTIQIMVKKQKGIDITLDEAQKMYDVKTEIFHSMPTAEIFPGVKEIMQKIKDAGMQVGVVTGSGQRPLIMRLLNDFGDFLDEAHIVTAYDVKRGKPNPDPYLMGLQKAGNLNPWEGIVVENAPLGVRAGVAANIFTVAINSGPLPDEELSNKGCNLLYHQMTEFCDDFENLIAKA is encoded by the coding sequence ATGAAGGAAATTATTTTTAAATATATGAAAGAACACGGCTTTGGGGAATTCAACCCTAAAGCCGTGCTTTTTGATATGGACGGCGTGCTGTACAACAGTATGCCAAATCATGCTGTGGCATGGCAGGAATCGATGAAACAGTTTGATATCCACATGACAGCAGCCGATGCTTATGCCACCGAAGGAGCCCGAGGCATTGACACCATCCAGATAATGGTGAAGAAGCAGAAGGGCATCGACATTACGCTGGACGAAGCACAGAAGATGTATGATGTGAAGACCGAAATATTCCACTCGATGCCTACTGCCGAAATATTTCCTGGCGTAAAGGAAATCATGCAGAAGATTAAAGATGCCGGCATGCAAGTAGGAGTGGTAACAGGAAGCGGACAGCGCCCGCTCATCATGCGACTGCTCAACGACTTCGGCGATTTTCTGGATGAAGCTCATATCGTAACCGCCTATGATGTAAAGCGCGGCAAACCAAATCCTGACCCATATCTCATGGGATTGCAGAAGGCAGGAAACCTGAACCCCTGGGAAGGCATCGTGGTAGAGAATGCTCCTTTGGGCGTCCGTGCCGGCGTGGCAGCCAACATTTTTACGGTAGCAATTAACAGCGGTCCGCTACCAGATGAAGAATTATCCAATAAGGGTTGCAATCTACTCTATCACCAGATGACTGAATTCTGTGATGACTTTGAAAACCTGATTGCTAAGGCTTAA
- the gmd gene encoding GDP-mannose 4,6-dehydratase produces the protein MNRKVALITGITGQDGSYLAELLLEKGYDVHGTIRRSSTDYRERIAHLEGRPNFHLHYADLGDSMSIIQVMNKVKPTEVYNLAAQSHVQVSFDSPEFTADVDATGVLRILEAIRQCGLEKTCRMYQASTSELYGKVEEVPQNENTPFHPYSPYAVAKQYGFWIVKEYREAYDMFCCSGILFNHESERRGETFVTRKITLAAARIKQGKQDKLYLGNLDSLRDWGYAKDYVECMWLILQAEKPEDFVIATGKQHSVREFAQLAFHYVGIELKWEGKDENEKGICVEGPEELIGKTLVEVSPDFYRPTDVVNLWGDPTKAKAKLNWNPNTTSFEDLVKIMVENDMAKVAAEDAGQKVRCNLAEYLEKGIVK, from the coding sequence ATGAATAGAAAAGTAGCTTTAATTACAGGTATTACAGGCCAGGATGGTTCATACTTGGCTGAATTATTGTTGGAAAAAGGGTATGATGTTCACGGAACTATCCGCCGATCATCTACCGACTACCGCGAAAGAATTGCCCATTTGGAGGGTAGACCTAATTTCCATCTTCACTATGCTGACCTCGGTGACTCTATGAGTATCATCCAGGTAATGAACAAGGTGAAGCCAACAGAAGTTTATAATCTTGCAGCTCAGAGCCACGTACAGGTGAGCTTCGACTCCCCTGAGTTTACAGCAGATGTAGATGCTACCGGTGTGCTCCGTATCCTGGAGGCTATCCGCCAATGCGGTCTGGAGAAGACCTGCCGCATGTATCAGGCTTCAACATCTGAGCTCTACGGTAAGGTAGAAGAGGTTCCTCAGAACGAGAACACTCCATTCCACCCTTATTCTCCATACGCTGTTGCCAAGCAGTATGGTTTCTGGATTGTCAAGGAGTATCGTGAGGCTTATGATATGTTCTGCTGCTCTGGTATCCTCTTCAATCACGAGAGTGAGCGCCGTGGTGAGACTTTCGTAACCCGCAAGATTACTTTGGCTGCAGCCCGCATCAAGCAGGGCAAGCAAGACAAGCTCTATCTCGGTAACCTGGATTCGCTCCGCGACTGGGGTTATGCCAAGGATTATGTAGAGTGTATGTGGCTGATTCTCCAGGCTGAGAAACCAGAGGACTTTGTGATTGCAACAGGTAAGCAGCACTCTGTTCGTGAGTTCGCCCAGCTGGCATTCCACTATGTAGGAATCGAACTGAAATGGGAAGGCAAGGATGAGAACGAGAAGGGTATCTGCGTTGAGGGTCCTGAGGAACTCATCGGCAAGACACTCGTTGAGGTTTCTCCTGATTTCTACCGTCCTACCGACGTGGTGAACCTCTGGGGTGACCCAACAAAGGCTAAGGCTAAGCTCAACTGGAATCCTAACACCACCTCTTTCGAGGATCTCGTAAAGATTATGGTAGAGAACGATATGGCGAAGGTTGCTGCCGAGGATGCCGGTCAGAAGGTTCGCTGCAATCTCGCAGAATATCTCGAAAAAGGTATTGTTAAGTAA
- a CDS encoding GDP-L-fucose synthase family protein, translating to MLSKDSKIYIAGHHGLVGSAIWNNLKKRGYNNLVGRSHKELDLTDQYAVEKFFDEEKPDAVVLAAAFVGGIMANSLYRADFIMQNMKMQCNVISNAYSHGVKKLLFLGSTCIYPKNAPQPMSEDVLLTSPLEYTNEEYAIAKIAGLKMCESYNLQYGTNYIAVMPTNLYGPNDNFHLENSHVMPAMMRKIYLAKLIHDGDWHSIEVDMNKRPINPTDKLREIIGEGNVDGSNSHERILKALEFYGIYDNKVVLWGTGKPLREFLWSEDMADASVHVLLNVDFKDIIGIEKYSSVFYGAKVDGAVDRNNSEGRGGAIPSLGEIRNCHINVGTGKELTIRELSELVVKAVGFEGEVEFDASKPDGTMRKLISVDKLHSLGWTHKVEIEDGVKKLFDWYQESLKD from the coding sequence ATGTTATCAAAAGATAGTAAGATTTATATAGCAGGACACCACGGACTCGTGGGTTCTGCTATCTGGAATAACCTCAAGAAGAGAGGTTATAACAACCTGGTAGGTCGTTCTCACAAAGAACTCGACTTGACCGACCAGTATGCAGTAGAGAAGTTCTTTGACGAGGAAAAGCCTGATGCAGTAGTATTAGCTGCTGCCTTCGTGGGCGGTATCATGGCGAATTCATTGTATCGTGCAGACTTCATCATGCAGAACATGAAGATGCAATGCAACGTAATCAGCAACGCTTATTCTCATGGCGTGAAGAAGCTCCTCTTCCTGGGCTCTACCTGCATCTATCCTAAGAATGCACCGCAGCCTATGAGCGAAGATGTGCTCCTTACTTCTCCGCTGGAATATACCAACGAGGAATATGCCATCGCCAAGATTGCCGGACTGAAGATGTGCGAGAGCTACAACCTTCAGTATGGTACCAACTATATCGCTGTGATGCCAACCAACCTCTATGGCCCTAACGATAACTTCCATCTGGAGAACAGCCACGTAATGCCTGCGATGATGCGCAAGATTTATCTTGCCAAACTCATCCACGATGGCGACTGGCACAGCATCGAGGTGGATATGAACAAGCGCCCTATCAACCCTACTGATAAGCTCCGCGAAATCATCGGCGAGGGTAACGTAGACGGCAGCAACTCTCACGAGCGCATTCTGAAGGCGCTGGAGTTCTATGGCATCTACGACAACAAGGTAGTGCTTTGGGGAACAGGCAAACCATTGCGTGAATTCCTCTGGAGCGAAGATATGGCAGATGCCAGCGTTCACGTGCTCCTGAATGTAGATTTCAAGGACATCATCGGTATCGAGAAGTACAGTTCTGTATTCTATGGTGCCAAGGTAGATGGTGCTGTGGATAGAAACAACTCTGAGGGCCGTGGTGGCGCTATCCCTTCTCTCGGTGAGATTCGCAACTGCCACATCAACGTGGGTACCGGCAAGGAGCTCACCATCCGTGAACTTTCTGAGCTTGTAGTAAAGGCAGTAGGTTTCGAAGGCGAGGTAGAGTTTGACGCCAGCAAGCCAGATGGAACTATGCGCAAGCTCATCTCTGTAGATAAGCTCCACAGCCTCGGCTGGACGCATAAGGTAGAGATTGAGGATGGTGTGAAGAAACTCTTCGACTGGTATCAGGAGAGTCTGAAAGACTAA